CTCCCGGTCACTGATGCGGTAGGCATGCTGTACGCGTTCGAAGTCGGCGAGCGCTGGCACAAAGTCTTCGCCAATGCCTTCCACCAGCCAGCTCCCCACTTCACCGTATTGGCCGTGCTCAACCACGTCTGCAAGAATAGATCCGCAAGGATCGGCGAGGACAAATTCGGTTTGCGGCGAATGCTGGTGGAAAAATTGCTGCAGGCCCCCCAGCGTACCGCCGGAGCCAACGCCGACAACGATGGCGTCGATGTGCCCCTCGGTCTGCTCCCAAAGCTCAACCGCAGTGCCGGTGGTATGCGCAAGCGGGTTAGCCAGGTTTGAAAACTGGTCGATGTAAAAGCTGCCGGGAATATCCGCCGCCAGCCGCAGGGCATAATCCTGGTAATATTCAGGATGGCCTTTGGTCACGTCGGAACGGGTCAGGCGCACGTCCACACCCAGCGCTCGCAGGTGGAAGATTTTCTCCTGGCTCATTTTGTCCGGCACCACCAGTATCAGTGGGTAGCCTTTTTGCGTGGCAATCAGCGCCAGCCCAAGCCCGGTATTGCCCGCCGTTGCTTCAATAATCGTGCCGCCGGGCAGCAGCTTGCCGCTGCGTTCGGCGTGTTCAATCATCGACAGGGCAACGCGATCTTTAATCGAGCCACCAGGATTTTGGTTTTCCAGCTTAAGCAGAAGCTCACAGCTGCCGGTATCGAGGTGATTGAGCCGCAACAGCGGAGTGTGGCCTATCAGGTCCAGTACGGAATCAGCGATCATCGTTATCTCACAACATGAAAAGTGTTCATGTGTGGATGATAGGGCGGTGAATTACCGCTTATAAAGAACATAAACCCGTCGTTTAGATCTGAAAGTAATATAATGTGCTGTTTTGGCGGTAGGGAAGGAAAGCCGTTCGGATGTCCGGAATGGGGGATGGCTAAATACGGCAATGTTTAGCGATTTATGGCGATTTTTTAAACAAAAAAGCCAGCGACTTATGCGCTGGCTGACTTTAAATCTGCAAAATTGTACTAAGCGCGAGGCTAGCTACTGCGGCGGTCGCGGATCCAGTCCTGCACCTCAATAGCAAACTCGTCCGGAGCCTTTCGGTACATACGGCGAGCCAGATCCAGCACGGTATGCTGGGCCAGCGCCTCTTCCATGCGCTGCTGGGCGATGTTCATCACGGCCCGTACGCCGCAGAGTCCTTCGCAGGCCCATTCTGGCGGTTTTTCATCAAAAACCGCCAGCCGCTGGCGTATTTCTTTGCAGTCGAAAATGCTTTTCTCACCGTCGATGGCTTCCACAATGTCCAGCACGCTGATCTGGTCAGGCGGGCGGGAAAGGGTAAAGCCGCCGCCTTTGCCTTCGCTGCTGATGACGAGTCCCGCTCTGGAGAGCCTGGTGAAAATTTTACCGAGATAGTCGTACGGCACGCCCTGTAGCTCGGCGATTTCACGCACGTTCATTTCGCGGCCTTCGCCTTTACCATCCACCATGCATATCAGGCTGTGAATCCCGTACTCCACGCCTGAACTGTAAAACGCCATGCTGCCTCCGACCCGTTTAATCCAGGTAATGTAGGGATTTTGACCACGCTATGCA
This region of Cedecea lapagei genomic DNA includes:
- a CDS encoding RrF2 family transcriptional regulator, with product MAFYSSGVEYGIHSLICMVDGKGEGREMNVREIAELQGVPYDYLGKIFTRLSRAGLVISSEGKGGGFTLSRPPDQISVLDIVEAIDGEKSIFDCKEIRQRLAVFDEKPPEWACEGLCGVRAVMNIAQQRMEEALAQHTVLDLARRMYRKAPDEFAIEVQDWIRDRRSS